Below is a window of Jiangella alba DNA.
ATCCGTCTCAGTAGGAGTCTCCGTGGCTGCCACCTGCGATGTCTGCGGCAAGGGCCCGGGCTTCGGCAACTCGATCTCGCACTCGCACCGCCGGACCCCGCGTCGCTGGAACCCGAACATCCAGACCGTGCGGACGGTCGTCGGGGGCACCCCCAAGCGGCTGAACGTCTGCACCTCGTGCCTCAAGGCCGGCAAAGTCGCGCGCCGCTGACGCTTGCCTGAACGACCATGAACCGCTCCCCTGGTGGGGGGCGGTTCGTTGTCGTGTGTTGGGTTTCTCGGTTCGCCGGGCGTCCGTCGGCTTGGTTCTCACCGCTGACCTGCCCCCTGCTGCTTTCCATGGTCGGGGGCCCGGCCAAAGAATGGGCCCCGGCCCCCTGCTCGCTGCGCTCCTGGTCCGCTGGCCGCTCACTGGCCGTGGGTGGAGTTCTTGGCTACCGACTCCGCTCGGGTCGTCCTTCGCTGGCCGGCGCTGCTCCAGGATCATCCAGGTTTTGGGGCGTGATAGCACCCCAAAACCTGGATGATCCTGGTGCGGGAGCTGGGTGACGGTCGCCCAGCGGCACGCGACGGGGCGTGGAAGGCGGCGCGGGCCCGAGGACGCCGGCGCTGCGCAAGCGCCGCGCGGTGTTGCGTCGTGGTAGGTCGACCCCTCCCGGCCCGGGTGGGGCCCACCCTACGGGCGGGCACCGACAACGTCGCGCCGCGAACGCTGGCGCGCTGGCGCCAGCACGCCGGGCGGCCGTCGGGATGCCGCCTGGCGAAGCGCCGCCGTCGACGGTCAGGGGCCGGCGAAGTGGTCGTGGCCTCCGGGCGCCGCGTACTCCGCACCATCGACGGTCACGCCGGAGCCGGCGGAGACAGCGCCGATGACCGTCCACCGGTCGGGCAGCTCGGCCCCCGCGGGGAACGTCGCCACCAAAGCGTTGTCGTCGCCGCCGGTGAGGACCCAGGTGAGCGGGTCGGCGCCCAGCGCGGACGCCACCTCGCGCAGCGGCGCGGCCACGTCGAGCGTGGCGGGGTCGACGTCGATGGCGACGGAGCTCGCGGCGGCCACGTGGCCGAGGTCGCCCAGCAGGCCGTCGCTCACGTCGCACATCGCGGTGGCGCCGAGGGCAGCGGCCTCCGCACCGGCGCCGTACGGGACCTGGGGCCGCCGGTGCGCCTCGACCACCAGGCGCGGCGTGCGGAACCCGCGGCTCAGCACCTGGAAGCCGGCCTCCGCCCAGCCGAGCCGCCCGCACACCGCGACGACGTCGCCCGGCCGGGCGCCGGAACGGGTGACGGGCGTGGCACCGGAGAGCGTGCCCAGCGCCGTCACCGACACGACGACCAGCGGCGAGCGCACGACGTCACCCCCGACGACGGAGGCGCCGACCAGGGCGGCCTCCTCGGCCAGGCCGGCGGAGAGCGCGACCGCCCACGCCGACGGGAGGTCGGCCGGGAGGCCCAGGCCCACCACGAGGGAGGTGGGCCGGGCGCCCATCGCCTCGATGTCGGACAGGTTCTGCGCGGCCGC
It encodes the following:
- the rpmB gene encoding 50S ribosomal protein L28 translates to MAATCDVCGKGPGFGNSISHSHRRTPRRWNPNIQTVRTVVGGTPKRLNVCTSCLKAGKVARR
- a CDS encoding thiamine-phosphate kinase, with amino-acid sequence MPDSVGELGEFGLIGAVTARLPQGQDVLLGPGDDSAVVAAPDGRVVVTTDLLVENRHFRRDWSDPSDVGHKAAAQNLSDIEAMGARPTSLVVGLGLPADLPSAWAVALSAGLAEEAALVGASVVGGDVVRSPLVVVSVTALGTLSGATPVTRSGARPGDVVAVCGRLGWAEAGFQVLSRGFRTPRLVVEAHRRPQVPYGAGAEAAALGATAMCDVSDGLLGDLGHVAAASSVAIDVDPATLDVAAPLREVASALGADPLTWVLTGGDDNALVATFPAGAELPDRWTVIGAVSAGSGVTVDGAEYAAPGGHDHFAGP